A genomic region of Glycine max cultivar Williams 82 chromosome 15, Glycine_max_v4.0, whole genome shotgun sequence contains the following coding sequences:
- the LOC100801224 gene encoding zinc finger MYM-type protein 1: MRRFLVDRASIENVNVVQQEAELEPPPNVVNEFNPNEIVRDPGHRKQINEYAPDIQDQVRRAYILKGPMQPHLPSFPRTPFGSVSRAFSKSWYKNYTWLEYSEIKDAAYCFYCFLFKQPGRAEHFGFEVFTKSGYRDWKHASQGLKDHVGSHNSLHNSCVKHYDDYNNQRQSVTSKFAKATKESEELYKIRLTCSLDCSRYLIAQGMAFRGHDESSTSLNKGNFREMVDWVKSQNEQVRDAFDRGGKNCTMTCGDIQKELATCCAHEVTKVIMEELGDRQFSVLIDESRDISVKEQMAVMLRFLNDKGNVVERFIALHHVTDTSSKSLKDALYGILDKYTLSISRIRGQGYDGASNMRGEFNGLQRKILDENPYAFYVHCYAHRLQLVVVSVTSSCSSIHDFFEYITLIVNTTSASCKRRDALTEAQHKDILNKLESGEISRGRGLHQSSSLTRPGDTRWGSHHTTLLRLDQMWSSVLKVLSMVDEDGRGPSQAAGLIEKMESFKFAFILRLMLKLFGITNELSNILQRKDLNIVNAMELVDVVKARLGTMRESGWNNFFADVQGFCVAKSILVPNMDDEIPVRGRSRAEGRTITNLHHYRAEIFYVAIDKICVEMDHRFSEGSNIILDCFSCLDPKNFFSKFDVDKLARLADIYHADFSDDDRGTIRDQLETYVLQVRRNASFSTCEDVQSLAMKMVQTEKHLVFPLVYKLIELALILPVSTASVERAFSAMKIIKSKLRNKINDVWFNDLMVCYTEREIFKSLDDVDIIRTFTAKKSRKGHLPRNFI; the protein is encoded by the exons ATGAGGAGATTTTTGGTTGATAGAGCAAGTATTGAGAATGTGAATGTTGTACAACAAGAAGCCGAATTAGAACCGCCACCTAATGTGGTTAATGAGTTTAACCCAAATGAGATTGTGCGTGATCCAGGTCATAGGAAACAAATTAATGAGTATGCTCCGGATATTCAAGATCAAGTGAGGAGGGCATATATATTGAAGGGTCCAATGCAACCACATTTGCCAAGCTTTCCTCGTACTCCATTTGGAAGTGTTTCTAGAGCATTTAGTAAATCATGGTATAAGAATTACACATGGTTAGAATACAGTGAGATCAAGGATGCAGcttattgtttttattgctTTCTCTTTAAGCAACCCGGGAGGGCCGAACACTTTGGTTTTGAAGTCTTCACTAAAAGCGGATATAGAGATTGGAAGCATGCATCTCAAGGCTTGAAAGATCATGTTGGTAGTCATAATAGTTTGCACAACTCATGTGTCAAGCACTACGATGATTATAATAATCAAAGACAAAGTGTGACAAGTAAGTTTGCTAAAGCAACCAAGGAATCAGAAGAATTGTATAAGATTCGTTTGACTTGTTCTTTAGATTGTTCAAGATATCTCATAGCACAAGGCATGGCTTTCCGTGGCCATGATGAATCCTCTACTTCGCTAAATAAGGGCAATTTTAGAGAGATGGTAGATTGGGTAAAATCTCAGAATGAACAAGTGAGGGATGCTTTTGACCGTGGTggaaaaaattgcacaatgacTTGCGGTGACATTCAAAAGGAGCTTGCAACGTGTTGTGCACATGAAGTTACCAAGGTGATTATGGAAGAGCTTGGTGATAGACAATTCTCCGTGCTTATTGACGAGTCACGTGATATATCCGTCAAAGAGCAAATGGCGGTGATGTTGAG gtttttgaatgacaaagggaaTGTTGTGGAACGATTTATTGCTCTACATCATGTCACAGATACTTCATCTAAGTCATTAAAGGATGCTCTTTATGGTATTCTTGATAAGTACACATTATCTATTTCAAGGATACGAGGGCAAGGATATGATGGAGCTTCAAATATGAGAGGTGAATTTAATggtttgcaaagaaaaattctaGATGAAAATCCTTATGCTTTCTATGTCCATTGTTATGCTCACCGTTTGCAATTGGTTGTTGTGTCTGTTACTAGTAGTTGCTCATCTATTCATGATTTCTTTGAGTACATCACCTTGATTGTGAATACAACAAGTGCATCTTGTAAGAGGAGGGATGCTTTGACAGAGGCACAAcacaaagatattttaaataaacttgaGAGTGGTGAGATATCTAGAGGAAGGGGCTTACACCAATCATCTAGTCTCACTAGACCCGGGGATACTAGATGGGGTTCACATCATACTACATTGCTTCGTTTGGATCAAATGTGGTCCTCCGTGTTAAAGGTGCTTAGTATGGTTGATGAAGATGGACGTGGACCATCTCAAGCAGCAGGTTTGATAGAAAAAATGGAGAGCTTTaaatttgcttttattttgagGTTAATGTTAAAGTTGTTTGGTATCACAAACGAGCTTTCAAATATATTGCAAAGAAAAGATCTTAATATTGTGAATGCCATGGAATTAGTTGATGTTGTCAAAGCTCGGTTGGGCACAATGAGAGAGAGTGgctggaataatttttttgccgATGTCCAAGGATTTTGTGTTGCTAAAAGTATTCTGGTACCAAATATGGATGACGAAATACCAGTTCGGGGTCGTTCAAGAGCAGAAGGGAGGACTATCACTAATCTTCATCATTACCGTGCAGAGATTTTTTATGTTGCTATTGATAAAATATGTGTGGAGATGGATCACCGCTTTAGTGAAGGAAGTAACATTATACTTGATTGCTTCTCATGTCTTGACCCCAAGAACTTTTTCTCCAAGTTTGATGTTGATAAGCTTGCTCGTCTTGCTGATATTTATCATGCAGACTTTTCTGATGATGACCGAGGAACAATTAGGGATCAACTTGAAACTTATGTGCTTCAAGTGAGAAGAAATGCTTCTTTTTCCACTTGTGAAGATGTTCAAAGTTTGGCTATGAAGATGGTTCAAACTGAGAAACATTTGGTATTTCCATTGGTTTATAAACTTATTGAGCTAGCTTTGATATTGCCGGTGTCGACAGCATCCGTTGAAAGAGCTTTTTCAGCAATGAAGATTATCAAGTCTAAATTGCGCAATAAGATCAACGATGTGTGGTTCAATGACTTGATGGTATGTTACACCGAGCGGGAGATATTCAAGTCACTTGATGATGTTGATATTATTCGAACATTTACCGCAAAGAAGTCTCGGAAAGGACACTTGCCtcgtaattttatttaa